The Streptomyces bacillaris sequence GCCGGACGATATCGCCCCGGCCTGCGGACAGGGCGTCGTAGAGCCCGCCGTGTCCACGACGGTGTTCGCCGACCAGTGAGAGTTCCACCAGCGACCGGACCAGCCCATCGGCGCACAACACCGCGTCCGCTAGTTCGAGCAGGGCGTCCGCACGCCGGGTCAGACAGGAGCAGAACTCACCCCGGAAGCGTGACAGTCCCGCGAACGGATCCTTCCGGACAACATGATGCGCCAGCCTCATTCCCACGGCCTTCGTGCTGAGCGTTGCGTGTTCCTCGGTCGGATCACATGCTCAGCCGAAGGCCGCCCGCACGCAGGGCGGTTACCGGTCCGAGTGATCAAGTACGAGGACTCGTTCGGGCTCCGAGGATAAAGATCGAGCCAGGGCCTGTTGCGAGAGTAGTGGCTGAGTCACGAGGGCAGCTCGATCACTGAGATCATCCGAGGCATGTCGGGTGAGTGGGACAGCAGTGAGGTCGTCTTCAGGATCGCGGCCGGGAGTCGGAGGGACGATGTCCTGGGGGTGCTCGATGAGGCCGCGGGGTGGCTCGGTGCGCGGGGGATCACCCAGTGGCCCTCGCGATTCGACGCGGAGTGGGTTGTCGAGGCGATATCGCGTGGTGAGACGTGGCTGGTCAGCGTTGGGGACACGGTCGCGGGCACGATCACTCTGGATTGGGCCGATCCTGTGTGGGCGGATCTCGGCGGTACCGCGGGCTACGTGCATCGGATGGCCGTGTGTCGCTGGGCGGCCGGCCTGGGGGCTGTGATGCTCGACTGGGCGTCCGATGCCGCACGCCACCGCGGCGCCGATGCCCTGCGGCTGGACTGCGTGAGCTCCAACGCGCGGCTGCGCGCCTACTACGAGGCTCGGGGGTTCGTGCACCGCGGTGACGTGGCGGTGGGCGGCGCCCCTGGGCAGCGGCACGACGAGGGCCCCCTCACCTGGGTGAGCCGGTACGAACGTGACCTGTCAGCCAGCTGATCGTCTTCGTCACAGCCACTCGTTGATGGCCGCGACCACCCCTGCTCGACCGCCAGGTGCAGCTTGGTGGTCAGCCCACCACGCGAACGTCCGAGGCCATGGTCGTCGGGTTCGGTGTACGCCGCAGGGAGGCGCCTTCTGCAGTGCCCCTTCTTACGCGCCCCGGCGGCATGTTGGTGGGTCCGGGCGATCGTGGAGTCCACGCTGACGTCCCATGTGATCAGGCCCTTCGCGTCGGCCTCGGCCTGCAGCTGCTCGAAGATCCGCTTCCAGATGCCGCCGTGCTGCCAGCGCCGGAACAGGTCGTAGGCCTGATCCCACGGCCCGTACCGCTCCGGCACGTCGCGCCACGGGGCGCCGGTCCTGGTCCGCCACCGTATGCCGTCCATCAACTGCCGCCGGGTCCACACCGGTGGACGGCTCGGCTTTTTGCCCAGAGGCAGCAACAGCTCAAGCCGCGCCCACTGGTCGTTCGTCAGATCACCACGCCCCACAGCAAGCGATCATGCACAACCAAGATCGACTTTCGCTACACGCCCTGGTCGTATCTGTCGGCGTCAGCGTGCTGCGGCTTCGAGAGATTCCCGTGCGGCGGCGGCCACGTTCTCGGGGGTGAAGCCGAACTCGCGGAAGAGGACCTTGGCGTCGGCCGAGGCGCCGAAGTGCTCGAGCGAGACGATCCGGCCGGCGTCCCCGACGTACCGGTGCCAGGTCAGGCCGATGCCCGCCTCCACGGCGACCCGCGCCTTGACCGACGGCGGGAGCACGCTCTCCTTGTAACCCTGATCCTGCTCCTCGAACCACTCGACGGACGGCATCGAGACCACCCGGGTCGGCACACCGGCCGCTTGGAGCTGCTCGCGCGCCTCGACAGCGACGTGGACCTCGGAGCCGGTCGCGATGAGCAGCACCTGCGGCTCGCCACCTTCGGCCTCGAACAGGACGTAACCGCCCTTGGCCGCGTCCTCGTTGGGCTCGTACGTCGGCACGCCCTGGCGGGTCAGCGCCAGACCGTGCGGGGTGCCCTTGCCGAACACCTTGGTGTAGCGGCGCAGGATCTCGGCCCAGGCGATGGACGTCTCGTTGGCGTCGGCCGGGCGGACGATGTTCAGCCCCGGGATGGCGCGCAGCGAGGCCAGGTGCTCGACGGGCTGGTGGGTCGGGCCGTCCTCGCCGAGGCCGATCGAGTCGTGCGTCCACACGTACGTCACCGGCAGGTGCATCAGCGCGGAGAGGCGCACCGCGTTGCGCATGTAGTCGGAGAAGACCAGGAAGGTCCCGCCGTAGATACGGGTGTTGCCGTGCAGCGCGATGCCGTTCATGGCGGCGGCCATCGCGTGCTCGCGGATCCCGAAGTGGATCGTGCGGCCGTACGGGTCGGCCTCGGGCAGCGGGTTGCCGACCGGGAGGAACGAGGACGTCTTGTCGATCGTGGTGTTGTTCGAGCCCGCGAGGTCGGCGGAGCCGCCCCACAGCTCGGGCACGATCTCGCCCAGCGCCTGGAGGACCTTGCCGGAGGCGGCGCGGGTGGCCAGGGACTTGCCGGGCTCGAAGACCGGGAGCTTGTCCTCCCAGCCCGCGGGCAGCTCGCCCGCCGCGATCCGGTCGAAGTCGGCGGCGCGCTCGGGGTTGGCGGTGCGCCACGCGGCGAACGCCTTGTCCCACTCGGCACGGGCCTCACGGCCGCGGTCCAGGGCCTGGCGGGTGTGGCCGATGACCTCGTCGGAGACCTCGAAGGTCTGCTCCGGGTCGAAGCCCAGGACCCGCTTGGTGGCCGCGATCTCCGCCTCGCCGAGGGCCGAACCGTGGGCGGCCTCGGTGTTCTGGGCGTTCGGGGCGGGCCAGGCGATGATCGAGCGGGCCGCGATGAACGAGGGGCGCTCGGTCTCGGCCCTGGCCGCCTGGAGCGCCGCGTACAGGCCCGCCGGGTCCAGGTCGCCGTTGGCCTGCTGCTCGACGCGCTGGACGTGCCAGCCGTACGCCTCGTACCGCTTGAGGGTGTCCTCGGAGACCGCGGTCTCGGTGTCGCCCTCGATGGAGATGTGGTTGTCGTCCCAGAGCAGGACCAGGTTGCCCAGCTTCTGGTGCCCGGCCAGCGAGGATGCCTCGGCGGCGATGCCCTCCTGGAGGCAGCCGTCACCGGCGACGACCCAGACGGTGTGGTCGAACGGGGAGGTGCCGGGGGCCGCCTCCGGGTCGAAGAGGCCGCGCTCGTAGCGGGCGGCCATGGCCATGCCCACCGCGTTGGCGACACCCTGGCCCAGCGGGCCCGTCGTCGTCTCGACACCGGTCGTGTGGCCGTACTCCGGGTGGCCCGGGGTCTTGGAGCCCCACGTCCGGAACGCCTTCAGGTCGTCCAGCTCCAGGCCGTAACCGGCCAGGTAGAGCTGGATGTAGAGGGTCAGGCTGGAGTGACCCGCCGACAGGACGAACCGGTCGCGGCCGGTCCACTCCGCGTCCGCCGGGTCGTGCCGCATGACTTTCTGGAACAGGGTGTACGCGGCGGGGGCCAGGCTCATCGCCGTGCCCGGGTGGCCGTTTCCGACTTTCTGTACGGCGTCCGCGGCGAGGACGCGGGCGGTGTCCACCGCCCGCTGGTCCAAATCGGTCCACTGGAGGTCTGAGGTGGTCGGCTTGATGCTCACCCTGCGTCAGGGCTCCTCTCAACAGGTCGGATATCGGGTTGCCGGATACGGTGTCGCCGGGGTGTGATGCCTTCCCGGAGCCCGCGAGCGGATCCGTGTGGCAACGCGTTCTCCGGGCCGGCTGGTTGGGGATGCGGTCGGTGGTGATACCACAGGGGGACTCACGTAGTTCGTCATCCTGGCACCCCAATTGTTAACGTTCACAACCAAGTTCGACAAGAGCCTCAGGCACTTTCGTCGACCTTCGGGGCTGTACCGGTCCTCACGACCGGCTCTGCGCGTCCTTGCTCTGGGGCGTTCTTGGAAGCCCGTCCTGTCGACCGGCGAGAGGGTGGTCGTGTTGTGTTCGCAGCGCCGAGGTCATGAGGTCGGGTGCGCCCGCACCGTCGGTGCCGAGGGGTGCTTCCTGGGGCTCACCCCGTGCTCGTCCCGTCCAGGGTGCCGATCCGGCCTGTCGGCATCAAAGCGGTCTCCCGGCATGCGTTCGTGCGCCGACTTCGCGGGCAGGCGGTGTTTCCATGCCCGGCGGGCGGCGATCCTCCGTCTGTGACCGGCAGCATGGAGGGGGATGTCGAGCCCGCGGGTCGGCGCACCCTGGCTGCGTCGCGAGCCCCGCAGGGCGGATGCGTGGCGGCCGGCTTCCGCGGCGGAGCTGGAGACGTCTTCCGGAGCCCTGGGGCGAAGACCACTCGGCGGGTGTGACTCGTCGAGGGAGATTCCGGGCGGGGCCGGCCTGCGGCGGTTCCGTGATGGCCGTGGGGAAGCTGCTCCGGGACAGAGGAGCGCCGGGCATCCGGGGGCCGGGATCGTCCCATGCTCGGGGGGTTCGCGCCGCTGGTGCGGCCTGACGCCGGGGCCCAGTGCTCTTCATGGAGCCTCCCGAGGGCCGGTCGACCCGCTGCTGTCCGGCCGGGTGGGTCCGGCGGTGCGGCGAGGCCGCCCGGCCTCTTCGCGCCGCGGGTCGCCGACGCGCGTTGGGCGAAGCGTATCGAGTCGACTGTGCTGTGCCGGAGGTGCCGTCCGGTGGCAGGCTGACTGCGGCGTCGGTACGCGGCCTCTCTGGGATGCCCCGCTTTTGCCCCGTTCTTCGGGTCGGCGGGCGAGCATCACCACGAGAAAATGCCTGGTTCCTCTTGTCCTGCAGTGATGCGAGCGCTAACAATCAAGCTCGACCGAGGCTCTTGAGCCCGACTGTCTCCGCGACGACGCCCCGGTGGTGCGAGGACACGTGCTGCCGCCGAAGCCCTTCGGGGCCGATGCATCCTCAACGACGAGATTGCCAGGTAATGCCCATGACGAAGTTCCGAGCCGCATCCCCCCTCCTCGCCGCGACCACCAGCTGCCTCCTGCTTCTCACGGCCTGTGGGCAGAACAGCGAGGGAGGAAGTCGGGAGTCGAAGGACAAGAAGGACCTCACCATCGGGATCTCCATGCCCACCAAGTCCTCCGAGAGGTGGATCGCGGACGGCGCCAACATGACCGCAGGTTTGAAGGAGAGCGGCTTTCTCACCAACCTGCAGTACGGGGAGGACGACCCGGACCAGCAGGTGGCCCAGATCGAGAACATGATCACCCAAGGCGTCGACGCCTTGGTCGTGGCGGCCATCAACGGTGAGGCGCTGTCCAATGTCCTGCAGCAGGCGGCGGACGCCGACATCCCGGTGATCTCCTATGACCGGCTCATCCTGGGATCCCCGCATGTGGCCTACTACGCCTCCTTCGACAACGAGAAGGTCGGCAAGCTCCAAGCCACCTACATCGTCGACAAGCTGGGTCTGAAGGACGGCTCGAAGAAGGGCCCCTTCAACATCGAGCTGTTCGCCGGCTCGAACGACGACAACAACACCAAGTACTTCTTCAACGGAGCCATGGAGGTGCTGAAGCCCTACCTCGACAAGAAGCAGCTCGTCGTACGCTCCCAGCAGACCCGGCTCGCTCAGGTCACCACGTTGCGCTGGGACGGAGGCACGGCGCAGAAGCGCATGGACGACCTGTTGACCTCGGCCTATTCCACGGCACGGGTCGACGCCGTGCTGTCCCCTTACGACGGCATCTCGATCGGCATCCTGTCCGCCCTGAAGTCCGACGACTACGGAAGTTCGGCCAAGCCCCTGCCGATCGTCACCGGCCAGGACGCCGAGGTCGCGTCCGTGAAGTCGATCATCGCGAACCAGCAGACCCAGACCGTCTACAAGGACACCCGCGCACTGGCGGAGGTCGCCGCGAACATGGT is a genomic window containing:
- a CDS encoding GNAT family N-acetyltransferase; translated protein: MSGEWDSSEVVFRIAAGSRRDDVLGVLDEAAGWLGARGITQWPSRFDAEWVVEAISRGETWLVSVGDTVAGTITLDWADPVWADLGGTAGYVHRMAVCRWAAGLGAVMLDWASDAARHRGADALRLDCVSSNARLRAYYEARGFVHRGDVAVGGAPGQRHDEGPLTWVSRYERDLSAS
- the tkt gene encoding transketolase → MSIKPTTSDLQWTDLDQRAVDTARVLAADAVQKVGNGHPGTAMSLAPAAYTLFQKVMRHDPADAEWTGRDRFVLSAGHSSLTLYIQLYLAGYGLELDDLKAFRTWGSKTPGHPEYGHTTGVETTTGPLGQGVANAVGMAMAARYERGLFDPEAAPGTSPFDHTVWVVAGDGCLQEGIAAEASSLAGHQKLGNLVLLWDDNHISIEGDTETAVSEDTLKRYEAYGWHVQRVEQQANGDLDPAGLYAALQAARAETERPSFIAARSIIAWPAPNAQNTEAAHGSALGEAEIAATKRVLGFDPEQTFEVSDEVIGHTRQALDRGREARAEWDKAFAAWRTANPERAADFDRIAAGELPAGWEDKLPVFEPGKSLATRAASGKVLQALGEIVPELWGGSADLAGSNNTTIDKTSSFLPVGNPLPEADPYGRTIHFGIREHAMAAAMNGIALHGNTRIYGGTFLVFSDYMRNAVRLSALMHLPVTYVWTHDSIGLGEDGPTHQPVEHLASLRAIPGLNIVRPADANETSIAWAEILRRYTKVFGKGTPHGLALTRQGVPTYEPNEDAAKGGYVLFEAEGGEPQVLLIATGSEVHVAVEAREQLQAAGVPTRVVSMPSVEWFEEQDQGYKESVLPPSVKARVAVEAGIGLTWHRYVGDAGRIVSLEHFGASADAKVLFREFGFTPENVAAAARESLEAAAR
- the chvE gene encoding multiple monosaccharide ABC transporter substrate-binding protein, producing MTKFRAASPLLAATTSCLLLLTACGQNSEGGSRESKDKKDLTIGISMPTKSSERWIADGANMTAGLKESGFLTNLQYGEDDPDQQVAQIENMITQGVDALVVAAINGEALSNVLQQAADADIPVISYDRLILGSPHVAYYASFDNEKVGKLQATYIVDKLGLKDGSKKGPFNIELFAGSNDDNNTKYFFNGAMEVLKPYLDKKQLVVRSQQTRLAQVTTLRWDGGTAQKRMDDLLTSAYSTARVDAVLSPYDGISIGILSALKSDDYGSSAKPLPIVTGQDAEVASVKSIIANQQTQTVYKDTRALAEVAANMVTAVLDGEKPEINDDSTYDNGKKVVPAYLLDPISVDKANYRKVLVDSGYIKAEELR